In Oryza glaberrima chromosome 8, OglaRS2, whole genome shotgun sequence, the following are encoded in one genomic region:
- the LOC127781763 gene encoding patatin-like protein 2 has translation MASASSPEGASSSSPEKVKMVTVLSIDGGGVRGIIPATILAFLEKELQKLDGPDARIADYFDVVAGTSTGGLLTAMLTAPNENNRPLFAADELAKFYIEHSPSIFPQKNWVLSKIAGTLRMVSGPKYDGKYLHSLLREKLGDTRLDKALTNVVIPTFDIANLQPTIFSKFELKYKPLKNALLSDISISTSAAPTFFPAHYFETKDDNGQTREFNLVDGGVAANNPTLCAMSQVSKYIILEDKEDCDFFPVKPTEYGKFMVISIGCGSNHDQKYKAKDAAKWGIFNWLIKGSSAPIIDMFTSASADMVDIHLGVLFSALQCEKNYLRIQYDQLTGSAGSIDDCSKENMDNLVKIGEMLLDKNVSRVDLETGHYVDVAGEGTNRYQLAKFAKQLSDERRRRQNEPSN, from the exons ATGGCAAGTGCTAGCTCACCGGAAGGTGCAAGTTCGAGCTCTCCTGAAAAGGTCAAGATGGTCACCGTCCTGagcatcgacggcggcggcgtcagagGGATCATCCCGGCCACCATCCTCGCCTTCCTTGAGAAAGAGCTCCAA AAACTGGATGGTCCGGATGCTAGGATCGCTGACTACttcgacgtcgtcgccggcacGAGCACCGGTGGCCTCCTGACGGCGATGCTCACTGCTCCAAACGAGAACAACCGGCCACTGTTCGCCGCCGACGAATTGGCCAAATTCTACATCGAACACTCGCCCAGCATCTTCCCACAGAA GAACTGGGTCTTGTCCAAGATCGCCGGCACGCTGAGGATGGTGAGTGGCCCAAAGTACGACGGCAAGTACCTCCATTCGCTGCTCCGAGAGAAGCTCGGCGACACGAGGCTGGACAAGGCGCTGACGAACGTGGTTATTCCCACCTTCGACATCGCTAACCTGCAACCAACCATCTTCTCCAAATTCGAG TTGAAGTACAAGCCACTGAAGAATGCTCTCCTGTCGGACATTTCGATCAGCACCTCCGCCGCACCGACCTTCTTCCCGGCGCACTATTTCGAGACCAAAGACGACAATGGCCAGACGAGGGAGTTCAACCTCGTCGACGGTGGGGTCGCCGCCAACAACCCG ACATTGTGTGCAATGAGCCAAGTGTCCAAGTATATCATCCTCGAGGACAAGGAAGATTGCGACTTCTTCCCGGTGAAGCCGACGGAGTATGGCAAGTTCATGGTGATCTCCATCGGCTGTGGGTCGAATCACGATCAGAAATACAAGGCCAAGGACGCTGCCAAGTGGGGCATCTTCAACTGGCTCATCAAGGGTAGCTCAGCTCCCATCATCGACATGTTTACTTCTGCTAGTGCTGACATGGTTGACATCCACCTCGGTGTGCTCTTCAGCGCTCTTCAATGCGAAAAGAACTACTTACGCATACAG TATGATCAGTTGACGGGCAGTGCGGGCTCGATCGACGACTGCTCCAAGGAAAACATGGATAACCTGGTGAAGATTGGGGAAATGCTTCTCGACAAGAACGTCTCACGAGTAGACCTGGAGACCGGCCATTACGTGGATGTGGCCGGCGAAGGCACGAACAGATATCAGCTTGCCAAGTTCGCAAAGCAGCTCTCCgacgagcggcgccggcgccaaaACGAGCCCTCAAATTAA
- the LOC127783114 gene encoding uncharacterized protein LOC127783114, whose product MEWRSRSQIEMERHCPCRIGKEAKVQAKDVMALTVAVAVPMEEAEVQVEEVAMLAVEVAVSTEEIMAPSRGVCAYDGGGGGHCDGGAAHESLVKAQVERKSGPVRVPLLLVPGGDCGGDANAEMSVFGGNSWARDARQRKRRLDDLMLPASAASPSSSSPDSFRRLSNGKFACLVCPHRPVLDSPLMLSMHNKGSRHIAAESRLREKELSRQQEINKRLAISPEASVSSSGKQHYGVRSSDMKEKPLIQQTRQAILEAQSSRFIIDSANKKSHDLERTSNSSLCDSQVTPSVPMEKWSGDTVKGKFFAGDRTATKMLAEEQADFQKRQEQELKFTASGWKRDGHGRWYRDENVEFDSDEDDPNICLG is encoded by the exons ATGGAGTGGCGCTCCCGTAGCCAGATCGAGATGGAGCGGCACTGCCCGTGCCGCATCGGGAAGGAAGCCAAGGTACAAGCGAAGGACGTCATGGCTCTGACGGTGGCGGTCGCGGTACCCATGGAGGAGGCTGAGGTGCAGGTGGAGGAGGTCGCGATGCTGGCGGTGGAGGTCGCGGTGTCGACGGAGGAGATCATGGCGCCGTCCAGAGGGGTTTGCGCTTacgacggaggaggcggaggccacTGCGACGGTGGCGCAGCCCACG AGTCTCTTGTTAAAGCCCAAGTAGAGCGCAAATCCGGCCCGGTCAGAGTTcccctcctcctggttcccggcggcgactgcggcggcgacgcgaaCGCCGAGATGAGCGTGTTCGGCGGCAACAGCTGGGCGCGCGACGCGCGGCAGCGGAAGCGCCGCCTCGACGACCTCATGCTCCCCGCCTCGGCAGCGTCCCCATCCTCGTCCTCGCCCGATTCGTTCAGGAGGCTCTCCAACGGCAAGTTCGCCTGCCTCGTCTGCCCCCACCGCCCCGTCCTCGACTCCCCCCTCATGCTCTCC ATGCATAATAAAGGTTCACGGCACATTGCAGCAGAATCGAGGCTGAGGGAGAAAGAATTATCAAGACAACAAGAGATCAACAAGAGACTTGCTATTTCTCCAGAAGCTTCCGTTTCAAGTTCTGGTAAGCAACATTATGGTGTTAGGTCTAGTGATATGAAAGAAAAACCATTGATTCAGCAGACAAGACAAGCTATTTTGGAAGCACAGTCCAGCAGATTTATCATCGACAGCGCCAACAAGAAATCTCATGATCTGGAGAGGACATCGAATTCTTCACTGTGTGATTCCCAAGTTACTCCTAGTGTTCCAATGGAAAAATGGAGTGGAGATACTGTGAAAGGAAAATTCTTTGCTGGTGACAGAACTGCAACCAAAATGCTTGCAGAGGAGCAAGCAGATTTCCAAAAACGCCAGGAGCAAGAACTCAAATTCACTGCTTCAGGATGGAAACGAGATGGCCATGGAAGATGGTACAGGGATGAAAAT GTGGAGTTTGACTCAGATGAAGATGATCCTAACATATGCCTTGGCTAA
- the LOC127781764 gene encoding protein transport protein SEC31-like: MDPAAARRKAERWIGVAEKLLMARDLEGCKQFVSQARADDPTAPGADDLAAAADILLATQRRRLATGAPNPYAVLGLDCADPASRDPDVVHSAYRRLSLLLNRSHPDRPCLHAFADAARLVAEAWAFLFDPVRKASLDSSLDAAAAAAAPRPPPAPSPQKQQPQPQPRSPRPASPPPVPAAPEVASAVSTPPARPKRGRPPRAAKPQPTPERQQEAEVEAAATFWTACPSCCNLHEYTRSYEARTLLCPSCRKPFFAAAMATPPPIVPGTDMYYCSWGFFPMGFPGGPAFARPTSSSSSSPTKQAPAALGFYPMGPYSLPLPAQGDAAEGNAAVGSGDGTVTAPSPPPPPAAAAPLPVKPKLVKLGARKRGRPKSSKNKHVVIEIN, translated from the coding sequence atggatcccgccgccgcgcggcgcaaGGCCGAGCGGTGGATAGGCGTGGCGGAGAAGCTCCTGATGGCGCGGGACCTCGAGGGGTGCAAGCAGTTCGTCTCCCAGGCGCGCGCCGACGACCCGACCGCCCCCGGCGCCGAcgacctggccgccgccgcggacatCCTGCTCGccacgcagcggcggcgcctcgcGACGGGGGCGCCCAACCCGTACGCCGTCCTGGGGCTCGACTGCGCCGACCCCGCGTCCCGCGACCCCGACGTCGTCCACTCCGCCtaccgccgcctctccctcctcctcaacCGCTCCCACCCCGACCGCCCCTGCTTGCATGccttcgccgacgccgcccgcctcgtcgccgaGGCGTGGGCGTTCCTGTTCGACCCTGTCCGCAAGGCCTCCCTCGACTCCAGCCTcgacgccgcagccgccgcggcggcacctCGCCCGCCTCCCGCTCCCTCTCCACAgaagcagcagccgcagccgcagccgcggtCACCGCGGccagcctcgccaccgcctgTTCCCGCGGCACCGGAGGTGGCCTCGGCGGtgtcgacgccgccggcgcggccaaAGCGCGGGCGGCCGCCACGCGCCGCTAAACCCCAACCGACGCCGGAGCGGCAgcaggaggcggaggtggaggcggcggcgacgttctGGACGGCCTGCCCATCCTGCTGCAACCTGCACGAGTACACCCGCTCCTACGAGGCGCGCACGCTGCTCTGCCCCAGCTGCCGCAAGCCGTTCTTCGCCGCGGCaatggccacgccgccgcccatcgtGCCGGGCACCGACATGTACTACTGCTCATGGGGCTTCTTCCCGATGGGATTCCCCGGTGGCCCTGCGTTCGCTCGACCAAccagttcttcttcttcttcgccgacGAAGCAAGCACCGGCTGCTCTGGGATTCTATCCAATGGGACCCTACTCCCTGCCATTGCCAGCTCAAGGCGACGCTGCCGAGGGCAATGCAGCAGTTGGTTCCGGTGATGGCACAGTGacagcgccgtcgccgccgccgccgccggcggcggcagcgccattGCCGGTGAAGCCCAAACTTGTAAAGCTTGGGGCAAGGAAGCGAGGGAGGCCCAAAAGCAGTAAGAACAAGCATGTGGTGATCGAGATCAATTAG